One Cydia pomonella isolate Wapato2018A chromosome 15, ilCydPomo1, whole genome shotgun sequence DNA window includes the following coding sequences:
- the LOC133525713 gene encoding deoxyribonuclease-2-alpha produces the protein MYRLCFIVVILFVSECDSSAQQCRNDRGEPVDWFYIYKLPKEKNHLNPLVRKGVAYMYLTPSKLRQGWIMSDMSIANPNSMLGRTLQPMYQSKTMTVLYNDQPPANENAPDILQNVAEMYSKRKKGQMKFTEPSVKKYKKFKLGDKYYDDYDLAEMCKMHTKFLKNRVEKGHTKGVIMGDKFTSLWLVHSVPRFPPVPDGRGMNLTSYSYPQTGMKYGQSMLCMSVQTATVNQIATQLKYNEPLVVYSQIPTEYENELPALVEVVNNKTVDASPWYHIESFETLAGRKFLSFAKSAMFNDDLYSGLVAEVLQSDLLVESWTNGPGTLDSECNRNFQVRNIERLKFPLARMSFTSHHDHSKWTVAVAHKMHNSQDTKVADYWVCVGDINRALPQESRGGGTVCTSGPILWGNFAHLIESVQSC, from the exons ATGTACCGCTTGTGTTTTAtcgtagttattttatttgtgtccGAGTGTGATAGTTCAGCTCAACAATGTAGGAATGATAGAGGTGAACCAGTTGATtg GTTTTACATCTACAAGCTACCTAAGGAAAAGAATCATTTAAATCCCTTGGTCCGAAAAGGGGTAGCCTACATGTACCTGACTCCCTCAAAACTGCGGCAAGGTTGGATCATGTCCGACATGTCCATTGCCAATCCCAACTCCATGTTGGGCAGGACACTGCAACCCATGTACCAG TCAAAGACCATGACCGTTTTATACAATGACCAGCCCCCAGCTAATGAGAATGCCCCAGATATTCTGCAAAATGTAGCTGAAATGTATTCAAAACGTAAAAAAG GTCAAATGAAGTTCACGGAACCATCAGTAAAGAAGTACAAAAAGTTCAAGCTAGGCGACAAGTATTACGACGACTACGACCTAGCCGAGATGTGCAAAATGCACACCAAATTCTTGAAGAATAGGGTTGAGAAAGGCCACACAAAGGGCGTGATTATGGGAGACAAGTTTACGTCGCTGTGGCTTGTGCATTCTGTGCCAAGGTTCCCACCAGTACCTGATG GTCGCGGCATGAACCTAACCAGCTACAGCTACCCACAAACCGGTATGAAGTACGGACAGTCCATGCTCTGCATGTCGGTACAGACAGCCACGGTAAACCAGATAGCCACCCAGCTGAAATACAACGAGCCACTCGTGGTTTACAGCCAAATACCTACGGAATACGAGAATGAGCTGCCAGCGTTGGTTGAGGTGGTGAACAATAAGACTGTTGATGCTTCTCCTTG GTACCACATAGAGAGCTTCGAAACTCTGGCCGGACGCAAGTTCCTTTCGTTCGCGAAGAGTGCCATGTTCAACGACGACCTTTACAGCGGCTTGGTGGCCGAGGTGCTGCAGTCAGACCTGCTGGTGGAGTCCTGGACTAACGGCCCTGGGACCTTGGACTCGGAGTGCAATAGAAACTTTCA AGTGCGTAACATAGAGCGCCTAAAGTTTCCACTAGCTCGTATGTCCTTCACATCTCACCACGACCACTCGAAATGGACGGTCGCCGTCGCGCACAAAATGCACAACAGCCAGGACACCAAAGTGGCTGACTATTGGGTCTGCGTGGGAGACATCAATAGAGCG TTACCACAAGAATCCCGAGGAGGCGGGACTGTGTGTACATCGGGACCCATTTTATGGGGAAACTTCGCTCATTTAATTGAGTCAGTTCAATCATGTTAA